CAGGTGATACAAGCAATTTTTGGGTTCGCAATAAATAAATCTTTACCGGTATTGTCTTGAATTTTTTCGATAAGGTAAGGATCAATTAAGAAACCACCGTTATCAAATACCGCGTAAGCACGCGCCATTTCCAATGGCGTGAAGGATGCCGCACCTAATGCAAGCGCTTCACTGGCAAAATATTGATCACGTTTAAATCCAAAACGTTGTAAGAAATCAGCAGTGAAGCCAACACCTGCGGTTTGTAGTGCTCGGATTGCAATCATGTTTTTAGATTGACCTAACCCCACACGTAAACGCATTGGACCGTCATAACGATCAGGTGAGTTTTTCGGTTGCCACAAGGGTTGTCCTGGTTTTTGAATGGAGATAGGACTATCTTGCAATACGCTTGAAAGAGTTAAACCTTTTTCTAATGCCGCAGCATAGATAAATGGTTTAATCGAAGAACCCACTTGTACTAAAGATTGGGTTGCTCGGTTAAATTTACTTTGTTCGTAACTAAAACCACCCACCATGGCTTCAATTGCACCATTATCTGAGTTTAATGAAACTAATGCAGAGTTAGCCGCTGGAATTTGACCTAAAACCCATTCGCCGTTATCACGTTTACGAATCCAAATCTGTTCACCCACTTTAACGGGTGATTTACCTGCCCAACGCATTGCGTTTGAAGACAGCGTCATCGTTTCATTGTTAGCTAAAAGTAATTCCGCCCCATTTTTACCCAATGCGGTTACCGCTGCTGGAATAAAAGGTTCTGAATCAGGTAATTTTTTCAAGAAAGCGACAATGCGCTCGTTATCCCATACAGCTTCACCTTTTTTCCATAGTGGCGCGCCACCACGCCAGCCATGACGCATATCATAATCGATCAGGTTATTACGTACGGCTTTTTGTGCTTCGGCTTGATCTTTTGACAGTACAGTTGTAAAGACTTTATAACCTTTGGTGTAAGCATCTTCTTCACCAAAACGTTTCACCATTTCTTGACGAACCATTTCAGTTACATAGTCTGCACGGAATTCAAATTTTGCACCGTGATAACTCGCGACGATTGGCTCTTTGATGGCTGCATCATATTCTGCTTTGGTGATTTTGTTTTCATCCAACATACGACCTAATACCACATTACGGCGTTCTTCCGCACGTTTTGGTGAATATAATGGGTTCATTGTTGAAGGTGCTTTTGGTAAGCCTGCAATCACAGCCATTTCAGAGAGCGTTAATTCATCTAAGTTTTTACCAAAGTAGGTTTGTGCAGCGGCTGCGACACCATAAGAACGATAGCCTAAGAAAATTTTATTCAAATAAAGCTCTAAAATTTCCTGTTTGCTCAAGGTATTTTCAATTTCAACCGCTAATACCGCTTCACGTACTTTACGAATAAGTTTTTTTTCTGGGGTTAAGAAGAAGTTACGCGCAAGCTGTTGTGTAATGGTACTTGCACCTTGAGAGGCTCCACCATTGCTGACTGCAACATAAATTGCACGGGCAATACCAATTGGGTCTAAACCATGATGGTCATAAAAACGACTATCTTCCGTTGCTAAGAAAGCATCTTGCAAACGTTGAGGCACGTTTTCTAATTTCACCGGAATACGGCGTTGTTCACCCACTTCACCGATTAATTTTCCATCAGCCGTATAGATTTGCATTGGTTGCTGCAATTCAACGGTTTTTAAGCTTTCTACCGACGGTAAGGAGGATTTTAAGTGAAAATAAAACACTCCACCGGCAACTAACCCCAGTATACATATCGTAAATAGGGTACTTAATATTAATTTTGCGATCCGCATCGTAAAATTCTCTCTGGTTTAATGAATATTCAAAAAATCAAAATTATGATTTTGGCTGCTAAGTATAAAAGATTAATCCCTTAAAGAATAGGAAAGAATATGGGAATAGCCAATAGAAAGCAGCAAAAACTACAAATTGGTGTGAGTAAACAACAAGATAACCTCTATTTTGTTTGGCTAGATGAATTACACAAAGTTCAATCAATTTGTTTAAATACGCAACAAAAAGATATTTTTTCCCAGTTATTGCCTCATTTGCCACAAAAAAACAGTCAATGCTGTTTTGTTGGCGCCATTTCGCCCCACTTAACTTGGTCTAAAACACTTATTCTACCACAAACACTCAATGCCCAGGAATGTGAACAACAATGTCGTTTTATTTTGCAAAAAGAATTACCGATTCCTTTGGATGAATTATGGTTTGATTATCTGACCACGCCATTAAAACAAGGTTTTCGTTTGGATATAACGGCGATTCGACAAGAAAGCGCCAATGCTGAATTAGCAAAATATTTACCGTTAAAATTGACCGCACTTGATTTACTGAATCACAGTATTTTACGTTCATTTTATGCCATTTTAGGTCAAGAGCCGATTAACACCTTATTTTTATATCAAGATCAACAAGGGTGTCTCGCCGTTTGTGAACGCTTACAACAACGACAAGTTTTGCAATCTCAAAGTGATTTATCTGAGCTTTATCAACAATTTATCCAGCGTTTTCCTGAAACGATAGAACAGATTTATGTGTATCAAACGCCCGATATGTTGAATTCAGACACCATCGAATTACAGCCTAAGGATTGGCAGCGTATCGAAACAGATCTTCCTTTCATTGCTTTAGGTAATGCACTTTGGCAAACCGATTTAAAGCTAGTGGATTTATCTTTAAAACTGCCCGTACTTTCGCCTCCAATTAATCGGGAGAGTGGTGATGTTTAGCCTTAATTTATTACCTTGGCGCTTAGAACAACATCAAAAGGCCTTTCGTCGTTTTATGTGGCAAGGTTTCATTTGGCTAGCTTGCTCAGTTTTGATTGTCATTGGATTGAACCAACTCAATGAACAACAAGGGCAAGCCCTAAGTCAGACAAAAGAAAAACTGACACAAATAACTCATCAAGTCCATCAGAAACGCATTCAGGTTCAGCAACTACAAAGTAGTCTGAAAGAAATGAATGAGCTGACAGAAATGGGTACAGAATATGTGTATCGCTTGCTTAATTTATTAAGTGAGCTGCCATTAAAACAGGGCGAGTTAGATGAATTTACGCTCAATGCTAAGCAAATTGTCCTTTCAGGCATGACAGAAAGCCAACAAGAGTTTGAGGAGATACATCAATTTCTCAAACGCCATTTTACAGAGGTTAACTTAACTAAGTTTCAGCCAGTGCAACAGCAGTTATTTTTTCAATTTGATATTCATTTATCGGAGTCTGTGCAATGAGGAACTTTATCAATGAGCTTGTTCAAAAAAGTGCACAAAGTTGGTTTGGGAGATGGCTTCGATTACCTCAAATAGTCCATGCAGCCTTTTGGTTGAGTGCATTAAGTGCGGTCATTTTTTTACCTGTTTTTCGTTACGTTGAAAATAGCAACGAACGACATCGACTTGACGCAGAATTGAGTTTGCAGCAGCAAGAGTGGGAGAAACAGGAAAAGATTTTACAAACTTTAAGGCAAAAGTCAGACAGCCGACAACTTTCTCCTGAACTAGCTAATTCGGTGTTGCCGATTAATCAGCATGTACAGGCGCTGTTAAATGGGCGACTTCGAGCGTTGGATTTACGTTGGGATTTTTCTCAACATACTTTGTTGCATTTGTCGTTACAAGGCTATTTTGTCGATTTACAGCAATTTTTGACCGCACTTTTAAACAATGTTCCTACACTTTCTTTAACTCAATTAAACATTGAGAAATTAGATGAAGAGGAAAATGCCTCTATTACATGCGAGTTAATTTTCCAACTGAATAAGGACAAATAATGAAAAAGTTCTTCTTAATCTTGATAGCGTTTTTTTCTGTATCAGCATTTTCGCAAGATCCTTTTGATCGTAAACAAAGAGAACAAACCGAATATCCAAAAGAGGGGCTTACCCTACCGCCGGTGTCGACTTGCGTATATTCGGAGCCGAGACTGGCGGAGGAACGCCCATTGGCTCAGCTACATATTGTGGGAGTCGTGCAATACGGTAAACAGGCAGAAGTGTTATTTAATGATGATGGGCATATTCTTTCTGCTCAAGTCGGGCAGAGGATTGGAAAAGAAGGCTATTTAATCGAAAAAGTGAGTAAAAACAGCGTGATGCTTCAAGGTTATAAAGTAGGGCAATGTGAACAAACAACCTCAATCATAATGAGATTTTAAAATGGTAAAGCAGAAAATAAAAACAAAGTGCGGTCAGTTTTTAATGTGTTTTTTGATCCTATGGACAACTTACTCAGCGGCAGAAAATCGCATATTTTCACTTCGCTTAAAACAGGCGCCAATGGTGGCGACACTCCAGCAACTTGCTCTTGAGCAAAATACCAATTTAATGATTGATGATGAATTAGAAGGAACACTTTCATTACAATTAGATAGCGTCGATTTTGATCGTTTATTGCGTTCTGTCGCAAAAATCAAAGGGCTCTCTTTTTATCAAGAAAAGGATATTTATTATTTGGGTAAGCCTTCTCAACATGAACAATATGCAGAGAAAATGGTAGAACCGATGACGATTAGCGGAGAAAGTTTGCCTAGTGAAACACCACTTGTGAGTGCAACGGTTAAACTGCATTTTGCCAAGGCCGCTGATGTGATGAAATCGTTAACAACAGGGAGTGGTTCTTTGCTTTCACCTAGCGGCACAATTACATTTGATGACCGAAGCAATGTGTTACTGATTCAGGATGATGCACGTTCTGTCAAAAATATTAAAAAATTGATTGCAGAGCTGGATAAACCCATTGAGCAAATTGTCATTGAAGCACGTATTGTGACGATTACCGATGAAAGCCTAAAAGAATTAGGTGTGCGTTGGGGTATTTTTAATCCTACTGAGGCTGCTCATCGAGTGAGTGGCAGTCTAGATGCGAATGGCTTTAGTAATATCGGTGATAATTTAAACGTGAATTTTGCGACAACGGTCACGCCAGCTGGCTCATTAGCACTTCAAGTGGCTAAAATTAATGGTCGATTATTAGATTTAGAATTGACCGCACTTGAACGTGAAAATAACGTAGAAATTATTGCAAGCCCTCGTTTACTCACAACTAATAAGAAAAGCGCAAGCATTAAACAAGGGACAGAAATTCCTTATGTAGTGACAAATGGTAAAAATGATACACAGTCAGTAGAGTTTCGCGAGGCAGTCTTAGGATTGGAAGTCACACCACATATTTCGAAGGATAATAATATTTTATTGGATTTATTAGTCAGTCAAAATTCCCCGGGAAATCGCGTGGCTTACGGGCAAAATGAAGTGGTGTCCATTGATAAACAAGAAATTAATACACAAGTTTTTGCCAAAGATGGCGAAACAATTGTATTGGGAGGGGTATTCCACGACACAATCACGAAAGGTATCGATAAAGTACCATTATTGGGCGATATTCCCGGTATTAAGCGTCTATTTAGTAAGGAAAGTGAACGACATCAAAAACGCGAACTCGTTATTTTTGTGACCCCTCATATTTTGAAACAAGGTGAAAGAATGGAAATGGCTAAGAAAGAAAAGCATTTTAAGCAAGTTGAAAAAGTGAAAAAATAAAGTGCGGTCAATTTCTCTTATGTTTTCCTATTTTTTTCAGTTTAGTTGTGTGCATTGTAAGCGATCTATTCATTTAGGTCGAAATGGATTGTGTAGTCGATGTCAGAAACAAATTAAAACTTTCCCTTATTGTGGGCGATGTGGTTCACCTTTGCAGTATTATGCAATGGGCTGTGGCCATTGTTTGAGAAATGAACCCGCTTGGGATCGTATTGTGATTATCGGGCATTACATAGAACCGCTTTCTTCACTTATTCATCGTTTTAAATTCCAAAAACAGTTCTGGTTAGATCGCAGTTTATCGCGTTTGCTTTATCTTGCGGTGCGAGAGGCGAGACGAACACATGGGCTCTCTCTGCCACAGGCGATTATTCCGGTGCCGTTATATCATTTTCGGCAGTGGCAACGGGGTTATAATCAGGCGGATTTATTGGCTAACTGGTTGAGCCGTTGGTGTGATGTGCCTAACTGTCATCATGTGGTGAAACGGATTAAACATACTCATACTCAACGAGGCTTAACCGCAAAAGATCGGCGACAGAACCTTAAAAATGCTTTTGCTGTGAATACCCAAAAGCCCTTTCCTTATGAGCGAGTTGCCTTGGTAGATGATGTGATTACAACTGGTTCAACGTTAGCAGAGATAGCCAAACAGCTTCGAAAATTAGGTGTAAAAGAAATACAAGTATGGGGCTTAGCGAGAGCTTAAATTTTTAAAGATAGGATTTATCTATATCTATAAAAATAGGAATAAATGTAGAAAAAATTGCCGCATAGGAGTATCATT
This portion of the Haemophilus parainfluenzae T3T1 genome encodes:
- a CDS encoding pilus assembly protein PilP, yielding MKKFFLILIAFFSVSAFSQDPFDRKQREQTEYPKEGLTLPPVSTCVYSEPRLAEERPLAQLHIVGVVQYGKQAEVLFNDDGHILSAQVGQRIGKEGYLIEKVSKNSVMLQGYKVGQCEQTTSIIMRF
- a CDS encoding ComF family protein — protein: MFSYFFQFSCVHCKRSIHLGRNGLCSRCQKQIKTFPYCGRCGSPLQYYAMGCGHCLRNEPAWDRIVIIGHYIEPLSSLIHRFKFQKQFWLDRSLSRLLYLAVREARRTHGLSLPQAIIPVPLYHFRQWQRGYNQADLLANWLSRWCDVPNCHHVVKRIKHTHTQRGLTAKDRRQNLKNAFAVNTQKPFPYERVALVDDVITTGSTLAEIAKQLRKLGVKEIQVWGLARA
- the pilQ gene encoding type IV pilus secretin PilQ, whose translation is MVKQKIKTKCGQFLMCFLILWTTYSAAENRIFSLRLKQAPMVATLQQLALEQNTNLMIDDELEGTLSLQLDSVDFDRLLRSVAKIKGLSFYQEKDIYYLGKPSQHEQYAEKMVEPMTISGESLPSETPLVSATVKLHFAKAADVMKSLTTGSGSLLSPSGTITFDDRSNVLLIQDDARSVKNIKKLIAELDKPIEQIVIEARIVTITDESLKELGVRWGIFNPTEAAHRVSGSLDANGFSNIGDNLNVNFATTVTPAGSLALQVAKINGRLLDLELTALERENNVEIIASPRLLTTNKKSASIKQGTEIPYVVTNGKNDTQSVEFREAVLGLEVTPHISKDNNILLDLLVSQNSPGNRVAYGQNEVVSIDKQEINTQVFAKDGETIVLGGVFHDTITKGIDKVPLLGDIPGIKRLFSKESERHQKRELVIFVTPHILKQGERMEMAKKEKHFKQVEKVKK